The Chitinophaga niabensis genome segment AGTTAAAAGATGTAAAAGGCATCCGCATTCAACCGGTGCCGCAACAGCGCCGCTGCTCCTTCATTTTCGATGAACACCTGGAACAGGAGGGGATCGCCGCACTGGAACAACAACTGGGTTGCGACATCCTCTTATCAGACAACAGGTTCTTTGATGTATTACCCATCAATGTAAATAAAGGCACCACCCTCACACAACTGATCGATCACCTGAATATTCCGGAGGAAAAAGTACTCGTTGCCGGCGATACGCTGAACGACCTTGCCTTATATGGCCGGGGTTATAAAGGTGTAGTGGTAGGCGAAGCAGAACCGGCACTGGTAACTGCCACACAAGGCCTTCCCGGCGTATTCCATTCTGCCATCCGTGGTGCGGGTGGTATCATGGAAGCGATGGCGCATTTTGAAGATTTTTCACCCTTCTATCAAAAGAAAGCAGCCAGAGATTGTAATACGGATTCTTCCCAACTGGTGATGCTCTATCACCGTTTCCCATTTGAAACAGCAGAAGAGAACGGCAGGATCATTAAACGCGCACCGAAAAGCCCCAACGGCATCCTGCCTACGCTTACTAATTTCTTCAAATCCAACCGGCCGGGATTATGGATAGCCTGGCAGGAAATAAAGGAAGGAGATGCCCCGGCAGGGAATTTCTACATTGATAAAGAAGTATATCCCCATTTGCAGGCAAGCCCTGTTATGATGGAGAAGAACGATATTGATATCTTCTACAAGCTCTTCTCAAAAGAAGCTTTCTGGCCCGCCATCTTTTCTTTCATAGAAAAAGTGCAGTTCAATCATGAACACTGGGAACACTACCTGGCCATCAACCGGAAGTTTGCAGAGAAAGCAGCAGCCGAAGCAGAACTGAATGCCACCGTATGGATCCATGATTACAATCTATGGATGGTACCCGGTTATCTCCGCCAGCTAAGGCCGGACCTTACGATCGGTTTCTTTCATCATACGGCATTCCCTGCTGCCAATACTTTCAATATCATCCCCTGGCGGGCAGAGATCATCGGCAGTTTATTACAATGCGATTATGTGAGCTTTCATATACCACGTTATGTAGAGAACTTCGTGGATGTGGTAAAAAGCCTGATGCCCGTAAAGATCATAGAACAGGAAAGTGCCGCGCCCCGTTTCCTTACTTACAGCTGTGCCATGGGTACCGGTGTAATGACGAGGGAGATACAGGCAGGCAGAAGGAAGGTACGTTTAGGGGCCAACCCCGTGGGCGTGCATGTGGATTATATCAAAGAACTCACACAACAACCCTCCACGCAGGAGCTGATCGCAGAACTGAAGAAAAGCACTGCAGGTAAAAAAACGATCCTCAGCATAGAGCGCCTGGATTATGTGAAAGGCCCATTGGAGAAGATCAGGGCCTTCGGGCAGTTCCTGGATGAACATCCCGGCCTGCATGGAAAGATAGAGCTGATCAATATCTGCACCCCTCCTGCCAGCGGCATGAAAATATACGAACAGGTGCAGCATGAACTGGAACAGGCCATCGGCGCTATCAATGGTAAGTATTCCCGGATAGACTGGGTGCCCATCCATTTCTTTTTCCGTTCCTTTTCTTTTGAAGAGGTACTGGCCTATTATGCTATTTCAGACATTGCCTGGATCACCCCATTGAGGGATGGTTTGAACCTGGTGGCCAAGGAATACATTGCCGTACAGGGGCAAAACCCTGAATCAGATGGCGTGCTGGTGTTATCAGAGTTTGCAGGGGCCTCGGTGGAATTGCCGCATGCCATCCTCACCAACCCTTATGATAATGATTCCATGAAAGGCAGTTTACTGCGGGCTATCAGTATGAATAAACAGGAAAGACAGATAAGGATGAAACGTTTATATGAAAACGTTAGTCATCACAACATAGGATATTGGGCAGATGAATTTATGCAGGAATTAAAAAAGGCCGGGTGTTAACCCCGGCCTTTTTTCTATTAAACACCGCCTGTTACGGCTACTACGATCATCACCACAAAAGCCAGTATTAAAAATGCAAGCATAATGATCGTAAATACGCCTACAAATTTAAAACTGGATTTCAGACTGGAAAAGGCGCTGTTCAATGCATTCTGATCAGAACCATGTAAAGCTGCCTTCATTCTGCTGCCAAACTGAAAAAGGTACAGATAAGGGAAAATAGAAATAACCGCCATAACAAGATAAATGACCCCAACCATCATAGGACTGCTATATCCCGCGTTTTGAAAGCTGGCTTCGATCAAGGCGTTTGAACTACCTAACCCGATGATGGAAAGGCTGATCAGCACCATAAAACCCACCATCACAAAACCCACAATAGAAAGAAATTTAGCCCAGCGGCTGGTTTCATTTAAAAAGCCGGAAGATGCTTCATCGATAGAGAGTTCGAATAAGTTTGGTGTTTCCATGCATTAGCTATTTGCTACCCAAAATAGCAATTTAACTGATATTATAAAATAAGGGGCCGGTGTTGACCGGCCCCTTACCAGTTAAAATGCCCCCCATTCCGCTATATGCGTAAAGTGAGTAGCTCCAAAGCTGGCAGAAACGGTTATCCTGTAATAACGGGCCTCCTGTGGCGCAGGCAGGTAGGCGTATTGCTTATCATAAGTATTCACAAAGGTGAAGTCTGTAGCACTGCTCCAGGTAGTGCCATCTTTGCTCAGCTCCACGCTGAGGTTCTGCGGGTTACCGGTTGCCACAGCGGAAGGCAGTGTGTAAAAACCATGCAGCATCACCGTAGTATCCATATCCACTACCAGGGTATGCGGATGTTTCGGTTGCGCGGCTTTCCATTGTGTATGCCAGGAAGTGGTCAATACATTATCCCAGGCTTTTTCTCCCGTATTAGGTGATTCTGAAGAAGATGCGCTCACCACCTTCCAGCGGGCGCGTGCAAACTCTGCATAATCCGCCCGGATCAGGAAATACGCCGTACGTAACTGCTCATTCACTTTTAAGGAAGGCGTGGCAGATTCCAGCGTTACCGGCAACAGGTAGTTTGTTTTGGAAGATAAGCCCCCCACTGTTTTTACCCTGATCTTTAGCGCATTGCTGCTGAAATCCTTTGGATGGATCACCGCATCCATGGCATCTACCTGGTAACTACCGGCAGGCATGGGAAGATAAGCGGTGTTGTTCTTTTTATTGAAGGTATCTACCAGCGCGTTGTTCACCGCAAAATGAACATTGATGAGATTAGGCTGGTCGTCCACACCACCATAGGCAGCACCCATTATAATGGTTTGCAGTGTATCTGCCATAATAAGCGGGCGGGAAGCAGGGTATTCCGTAGCCTGCGGCATATAGATCTTTGCGTATTGTTCCGGCTGTTTAATGAGTTCTTTCTTGTTACAGGCAGCCAGTAATATTGTGAAATAGAGGATCCTTTTCATGTTCAGTCTTTTTAGTAACCCGGATTTTGTACCAATGCTTTGTTACGCTCCATTTCTCCCTGTGGTATAGGAAACAGGTCGAAGGCCGGTCTGTAAGTGCGTGCTTCTACCAGGAACTTTTCGTACTTGAATGTAGTGCTGGTAGGTTTGGTGATACGCATGCCATAGATGTCTTTAAACACTTCCTGGCCAATACGCCACCTTCTTACATCCCAGAAACGGTGGGGCTCCATACATAACTCTATCCTGCGCTCGTGGCGGATGCGGAGGCGCATTTCGTCTTTGCTTAACCCGGCAGGTACAGGTGGCATTTTTACATTCTTCCTGTCGCGCACCAGGTTCAGTACATCATATACTTCCTGTGGCGGCGCATCAGAAGATTCATTCAGCGCTTCAGCATAACCAAGCAGGGTTTCCGCGTAACGCATAAATACCCAGTAGTGGTTACCGGGGCGGTAAGATGTGATCAGTGTAGCATTTTCATCCAGCAGTTTGGCGGTGTAGTAACCGGTTTGCGTGGAAGCAGTATTGGTATTTAAACCATCCACCCCGGCACCCACAAAAGTGTTGATCGTAGCACCGGCCCATTTGCTGCCATTGTAGATAATGGATTGTGCAAAACGGGGATCGCGGCCTGCATAGGGATTGTTGGCATCATAACCTGATCCGCTTTCTGTGATCATTTTACCATTGGCCATTTCGAATTCATCTACCAGGTTCTGTGAAGGTTGTAAATTCCCCCATCCGCCTCCCTGGCTGGGAGGTTCTGTATGGCGTACCCAATCCTGGGCTACTACCTGCCATACCTGGTTGATGGTGGATTGCATAATGATCTCGGCAGAATTGCGTACATGCAGTACGGTCTTATAATTATCATCGAGTGTATACACTTTCAGGTCCATCACCGCTTTGTGTGCATCCGCCGCTCTCTTCCAGAGATCGCGGTTATTGGTTGGGTTATGCAGCGGGCTGGCAGCATAGAGGTATACCCTTGCTTTCAGCATCATGGCGGCACCTTTTGTGATGCGGCCTAAGTTCACTGCGGGATAAGATAATGGCAGGTAAACGAGCGCACTGTCTATGTCCTTTGCAATGAAATCCACTACTTCCGCCACGGTATTACGCGGGATGTTCAGGTTCTCATCAATGCTCAGCACCCTGTCTATCAAAGGCACGCCGCCATAACGTTTCATCAGTTCAGCATAACACCATGCACGCATGAAGAAACCTTCTCCTTTCATACGGGGTTTGCTGTCTATCTGAATGGCCGTTTTGGCAGGCACATTGTCAATATACTTCAGAAAGGTATTGGCTTTACGGATGTTCTGGTAAGCCCCGTTCCAGATGTCTATCGGGTTATTGGTAGGCGATAAGGTTCCATTATTATAGTTGATGGTACCATAGGAGAAATTGTAAGGGCATTTGGCATCATCAGATGCTGCTGCATAGGTAAAGGTAGTCTGCGGCATCCAGTCGCCCGCACCAATGGTGGTGGCATACATATTGGCCAGGTAACCTTCTACCTGTACATAGTCTGCAAACAAGGCCTGTTCCGTTACACCGCCGGACTCTGCCTTGTCCAGGTAATCATTGATCTTTGTACAGGCAGATGCGGCAATGATGAGGCAGATGGCCAACAGGCTGCTGTAATATCTTTTGTTTGTCATGTTGCTCAGTTTGATCATCTTAAAAAGTAGCATTGAAACCCACATTCAATACACGTAACTGCGGATAGAAGAATCCTTTTCCACTGGGTGCTTCCGGATCAAAACTTCCGTCTCCCATCCTGTCCCAGGTGATCAGGTTAATACCGTTGGCAAATAAACGCAGGCCATCCAGCCCTTTTTGTTTGCTCAGGCGCACATTGCGGAATGTATAACCGATCTCTGCATTTTTGAAGCGGATATAAGAAGCATCTTTCATGAAGAAGGAAGAACCTTCCTGGTGATTGTTGGTATTAAGGCCATTATGTAAAACCGGGTAAGTAGCAGTAGCGGCAGTTGCCGGCGTCCACCTGCCCAGGTGCTGTTTCATTACGGAAGCACCGTTATAGAATTCCCAGGCTGCTTCATGGCTGAAGTTTACATTGTAATTACCTGCACCCTGGAAGAGTACACTTACGTCGAAGTTCTTCCAGTTTATACCAACAGAAACGCCATACAGGAACTCAGGAACCGTTGTTCTGCCAATAGGGCCTTTATCGTTGGCATCTATTACACCATCTCCGTTAAGGTCTTTGTAGCGGATATCTCCGGGGATAACATTGCCGAATTGTTTAGGACTGTTCTGAATTTCTTCTTTGCTCTGAAAGAAACCGATGGCAGTATAACCATAGAGTTGCCTGAGGGACTGACCTGTTCTGCGGAGATAGGCGTATGGATAACTTACTTCATCCATGTACAGGATCTTGTTACGGGAAAAAGAACCGTTGGCACGTACAAAGTAATTCACCTTGCCTATTTTGTTACGGTGGGAAAGTTCCAATTCAAAACCACGGTTCACCACTTCTCCCAAATTCGCGGGAGGCAGTTTTTCTGAAGGCACACCGATCATACCCGGTACAGTACCACGTGTAACAAGTATGTCGTTACGGCTTTCGCGGAACAGGTCTGCCTGCACATACAACAGGTCTCCCCAGAATTTTGCTTCTATCCCAACATTGAGCTTGCGTGCTTTTTCCCAGGTAATATCCACGTTAGCCATGGCACCTTCCAGTTTACCACCAATACCGGTGAGCGGATCGCCGAATGAATACCCGGTACCATTTCCATATTCTGATATGAACAACCAGCGGCGTGTGGATACAATGTTGCCATTGGCATCTTTCAGTTCCAGCTGATCATTACCTGTTAAACCATAAGATGCACGCACCTTCAGGAAATTAAGTACAGGATTCTGTTTGAGGAATTTCTCTTCGGAGATCACCCAACCAGCAGATACTGCGGGGAAGAAACCATACCGCTGCTTTTCGGAAAAGTTATCCGTTCCGTTGTAGCCGGCATTCAGCTCTGCGAAATACCTGTTCTTATAATTATAGGTGAGGCGGGACACAATACCCTGGGACACATAAGGGATCTGCCCTCCCAGAACACGTTGCTGGCGGTTGGCCAGAACAAGCCCTGATACAGTGTGTTGCCCGAAGCTGCGTTCATAGTTCACACTAAGGTCCAGCCATGTGCTGCGGATCTGGTCGTAGGAAGAAGATGGTGCCCCCAGTGGCACATCCGTACCACTGTAGATATAGCTGTTAGGGTCCATGTAATCTCCGCTTCCGATGTACTGCCCTGTTCTTACCGACCTGGTACGTACTAAGTTATTCTTGAAATAACCATCAAAGGAATAGTTGCCTTTTACATAAAGCCCTTTGGTGATCGCATCAAACCTCCGTGTAGCCGTGAGCATACCGGAAAGGGAAGAGTTAAAGCTTTGTGTAAAACCGGAGGTGTTCACCAATGCAAAGGGGTTCCCCCGTGTGCTGCCACCATACAAACCGTTGGGGTATTTAATGGGATAAGCGTTAGGCGGTGTTTTTTCCAGGTAGGTGAAGATGGCAGATGTTGCTTCGTTTGGGCCCGTTTTGTTTTCAATGGAACCAAAAAGGCTTAAACCTATTGAAAAGTCTTTATCAAAATCGATATCTATGTTAGAGCGGAAGTTATAACGTTTGTACTTCTGGTTAGGATCGTACTGATCGTTCTTCTCTGCCTTATACAAACCGTTCTGCTGCACATACCCAACATTCACAAAGTATTTCACCATTTGTGAACCGCCGTTGATGCTCATATCCGCGCGGGTCATATTGGAAGGTTTCAGCATTTCGTTCAGCCAGTCCACATTCGGATATTTATAAGGATCTGAACCGGTGCGGTAAGCTTCCAGTGCTTCTTCCGAATAAGGAATGAGGATGCCCGCGGGGTTATCGTTCTTATAGGCTTCGTTGGCCAGTTTGGCGAAGTTGTAGCTGTCCAGGTATTCCGGCAGGCGCGTAGGTGTTTGAACAGATGTTTGCACACCTGCGCTGATGCGTGGTTTACCAGCTTCTCCCCTGCGGGTTTTGATGATGATCACGCCATTCG includes the following:
- the ggpS gene encoding glucosylglycerol-phosphate synthase translates to MILATDLDGTFLGGTRQHMEELYEMIRNNKDFRLVFVTGRGMESVLPLLSDPVIPRPEFIICDVGATILDGTTLQPVQPIQNNIESKWPGKQAILQQLKDVKGIRIQPVPQQRRCSFIFDEHLEQEGIAALEQQLGCDILLSDNRFFDVLPINVNKGTTLTQLIDHLNIPEEKVLVAGDTLNDLALYGRGYKGVVVGEAEPALVTATQGLPGVFHSAIRGAGGIMEAMAHFEDFSPFYQKKAARDCNTDSSQLVMLYHRFPFETAEENGRIIKRAPKSPNGILPTLTNFFKSNRPGLWIAWQEIKEGDAPAGNFYIDKEVYPHLQASPVMMEKNDIDIFYKLFSKEAFWPAIFSFIEKVQFNHEHWEHYLAINRKFAEKAAAEAELNATVWIHDYNLWMVPGYLRQLRPDLTIGFFHHTAFPAANTFNIIPWRAEIIGSLLQCDYVSFHIPRYVENFVDVVKSLMPVKIIEQESAAPRFLTYSCAMGTGVMTREIQAGRRKVRLGANPVGVHVDYIKELTQQPSTQELIAELKKSTAGKKTILSIERLDYVKGPLEKIRAFGQFLDEHPGLHGKIELINICTPPASGMKIYEQVQHELEQAIGAINGKYSRIDWVPIHFFFRSFSFEEVLAYYAISDIAWITPLRDGLNLVAKEYIAVQGQNPESDGVLVLSEFAGASVELPHAILTNPYDNDSMKGSLLRAISMNKQERQIRMKRLYENVSHHNIGYWADEFMQELKKAGC
- a CDS encoding DUF5362 family protein, giving the protein METPNLFELSIDEASSGFLNETSRWAKFLSIVGFVMVGFMVLISLSIIGLGSSNALIEASFQNAGYSSPMMVGVIYLVMAVISIFPYLYLFQFGSRMKAALHGSDQNALNSAFSSLKSSFKFVGVFTIIMLAFLILAFVVMIVVAVTGGV
- a CDS encoding BT_3987 domain-containing protein, giving the protein MKRILYFTILLAACNKKELIKQPEQYAKIYMPQATEYPASRPLIMADTLQTIIMGAAYGGVDDQPNLINVHFAVNNALVDTFNKKNNTAYLPMPAGSYQVDAMDAVIHPKDFSSNALKIRVKTVGGLSSKTNYLLPVTLESATPSLKVNEQLRTAYFLIRADYAEFARARWKVVSASSSESPNTGEKAWDNVLTTSWHTQWKAAQPKHPHTLVVDMDTTVMLHGFYTLPSAVATGNPQNLSVELSKDGTTWSSATDFTFVNTYDKQYAYLPAPQEARYYRITVSASFGATHFTHIAEWGAF
- a CDS encoding RagB/SusD family nutrient uptake outer membrane protein, which gives rise to MTNKRYYSSLLAICLIIAASACTKINDYLDKAESGGVTEQALFADYVQVEGYLANMYATTIGAGDWMPQTTFTYAAASDDAKCPYNFSYGTINYNNGTLSPTNNPIDIWNGAYQNIRKANTFLKYIDNVPAKTAIQIDSKPRMKGEGFFMRAWCYAELMKRYGGVPLIDRVLSIDENLNIPRNTVAEVVDFIAKDIDSALVYLPLSYPAVNLGRITKGAAMMLKARVYLYAASPLHNPTNNRDLWKRAADAHKAVMDLKVYTLDDNYKTVLHVRNSAEIIMQSTINQVWQVVAQDWVRHTEPPSQGGGWGNLQPSQNLVDEFEMANGKMITESGSGYDANNPYAGRDPRFAQSIIYNGSKWAGATINTFVGAGVDGLNTNTASTQTGYYTAKLLDENATLITSYRPGNHYWVFMRYAETLLGYAEALNESSDAPPQEVYDVLNLVRDRKNVKMPPVPAGLSKDEMRLRIRHERRIELCMEPHRFWDVRRWRIGQEVFKDIYGMRITKPTSTTFKYEKFLVEARTYRPAFDLFPIPQGEMERNKALVQNPGY
- a CDS encoding TonB-dependent receptor, yielding MKKNLPERQCSRLGRLLFFIVLLTGFTIPALAQSRLQTKVTITFEAQPLSKSLQQLQQQSKVSFAFTQADVAPFRNAAAKFTNASLQDVLRALFKNTTLTFSESKAYIIISPSAPSAATPAQQRTITGTVKDAETGESLPGVTIMVKHTSRGVSTDPQGTFSIPADAQDTLIIAYMGYGREEVAVGLNSTLRIPLKQNAGALSEVVVLGFGQKQAKIAQTGAIASITTKDIKQSPVANIANALVGRLPGLIAVQRSGEPGVDVPELYIRGMATSNSTAPLITIDGVQKENSAIALLDPNEVESITILKDASATALYGVKGANGVIIIKTRRGEAGKPRISAGVQTSVQTPTRLPEYLDSYNFAKLANEAYKNDNPAGILIPYSEEALEAYRTGSDPYKYPNVDWLNEMLKPSNMTRADMSINGGSQMVKYFVNVGYVQQNGLYKAEKNDQYDPNQKYKRYNFRSNIDIDFDKDFSIGLSLFGSIENKTGPNEATSAIFTYLEKTPPNAYPIKYPNGLYGGSTRGNPFALVNTSGFTQSFNSSLSGMLTATRRFDAITKGLYVKGNYSFDGYFKNNLVRTRSVRTGQYIGSGDYMDPNSYIYSGTDVPLGAPSSSYDQIRSTWLDLSVNYERSFGQHTVSGLVLANRQQRVLGGQIPYVSQGIVSRLTYNYKNRYFAELNAGYNGTDNFSEKQRYGFFPAVSAGWVISEEKFLKQNPVLNFLKVRASYGLTGNDQLELKDANGNIVSTRRWLFISEYGNGTGYSFGDPLTGIGGKLEGAMANVDITWEKARKLNVGIEAKFWGDLLYVQADLFRESRNDILVTRGTVPGMIGVPSEKLPPANLGEVVNRGFELELSHRNKIGKVNYFVRANGSFSRNKILYMDEVSYPYAYLRRTGQSLRQLYGYTAIGFFQSKEEIQNSPKQFGNVIPGDIRYKDLNGDGVIDANDKGPIGRTTVPEFLYGVSVGINWKNFDVSVLFQGAGNYNVNFSHEAAWEFYNGASVMKQHLGRWTPATAATATYPVLHNGLNTNNHQEGSSFFMKDASYIRFKNAEIGYTFRNVRLSKQKGLDGLRLFANGINLITWDRMGDGSFDPEAPSGKGFFYPQLRVLNVGFNATF